One stretch of Nicotiana tabacum cultivar K326 chromosome 18, ASM71507v2, whole genome shotgun sequence DNA includes these proteins:
- the LOC107780712 gene encoding EIN3-binding F-box protein 1-like, translating to MPTLVNYSGDDEFYSGGSLCSADLGLMLSLGHAQVYCPLRKRARISGPFIIEERTKNPSIEILPDECLFEIFRRLQGGRQRSAAACVSKRWLMLSSNLRSSEICHTDLSVADNGTSSDAKMVSADEDVEVECDGYLTRCLEGKKATDIRLAAIAVGTSSRGGLGKLSVRGSNSVRGITNVGLSAIAHGCPSLRVLSLWNVPYVGDEGLVEIARGCHSLEKLDLSQCPSISNKGLVAIAENCPSLTSLAIESCRNIGNEGLQAIGRCCTKLQSLTIKDCPLVGDQGVASLLSSGATMLKKVKLNSLNITDFSLAVIGHYGKAITDLNLSSLRNVSQKGFWVMGNARGLQSLASLSITLCRGATDVSVEAVGKGCSNLKHMCLRKCCFVSDGGLVAFARAATGSLESLLLEECNRITQAGILNAVSNFGKLKSLSLVKCMGVKDLPLQASLLSPCESLRSLSIRSCPGFGSTSLAMVGTLCPQLHHLDLSGLTGITDAGLLPLLEMSSKAGLVKVNLTDCLNLTDEVVLSLARLHGETLELLNLDGCRKVTDASLVAIANNCPLLNDLDVSKCSITDSGVAALSHGVQVNLQILSISGCSMVTKKSVPSLIKLGESLVGLNLQHCNAISSSRVEIIVEDLWRCDILS from the exons ATGCCTACTCTTGTTAATTACAGTG GTGATGATGAGTTCTATTCAGGAGGATCACTTTGTTCAGCAGATTTGGGTCTTATGTTATCTCTTGGTCATGCTCAAGTTTACTGCCCTCTTAGGAAGAGGGCGCGGATTAGCGGACCATTCATTATTGAAGAGCGGACAAAGAATCCATCCATTGAAATACTTCCCGACGAATGCCTATTTGAGATCTTCAGAAGATTGCAAGGAGGCCGCCAAAGGAGTGCAGCAGCTTGTGTTTCTAAGCGTTGGCTTATGCTCTCGAGCAATTTAAGGAGCTCTGAGATTTGCCATACCGATCTTTCAGTTGCTGATAATGGGACTTCAAGTGATGCAAAAATGGTCTCAGCTGATGAAGATGTTGAAGTAGAGTGTGATGGATACCTTACTAGGTGTTTAGAAGGGAAGAAAGCTACAGATATTAGACTTGCTGCTATTGCAGTCGGAACTTCCAGCCGTGGAGGTCTTGGAAAGCTCTCAGTTCGGGGGAGCAACTCGGTTCGTGGTATTACTAATGTTGGTCTATCAGCAATTGCCCATGGTTGTCCTTCTCTTAGGGTTCTTTCATTGTGGAATGTTCCTTATGTTGGAGATGAAGGTCTTGTCGAGATTGCGAGGGGATGTCATTCATTAGAAAAGCTGGATCTATCCCAATGCCCCTCAATTTCCAACAAAGGTCTAGTTGCAATAGCAGAGAATTGCCCGAGTTTGACTTCTTTGGCGATTGAATCTTGTCGAAATATTGGAAATGAGGGCCTGCAAGCTATTGGAAGATGCTGTACCAAATTGCAGTCTCTTACTATTAAAGACTGCCCTCTTGTAGGGGATCAGGGAGTTGCTAGCCTTCTCTCATCCGGCGCTACAATGTTGAAGAAAGTGAAACTTAATTCCCTAAACATCACTGATTTCTCACTTGCTGTCATCGGTCATTATGGCAAGGCGATTACCGATCTTAATCTCAGTTCACTTCGTAATGTCAGTCAGAAGGGGTTTTGGGTTATGGGTAATGCTCGGGGTCTGCAGTCTCTGGCTTCTTTGTCGATTACTTTGTGCAGAGGAGCGACCGATGTGAGTGTTGAAGCAGTGGGAAAGGGCTGTTCAAATCTTAAACATATGTGCCTTCGCAAGTGTTGCTTTGTGTCTGATGGTGGACTTGTTGCTTTTGCTAGAGCTGCAACAGGATCTCTTGAGAGTCTCTTGTTGGAAGAGTGCAACAGGATCACCCAAGCGGGCATTTTAAATGCGGTTTCAAACTTCGGCAAGTTGAAGTCTCTTTCCCTAGTGAAGTGTATGGGAGTCAAAGATTTACCTCTACAGGCTTCGTTATTGTCACCCTGTGAATCTCTTCGATCATTGTCCATCCGAAGCTGTCCAGGGTTCGGTAGCACTAGCTTAGCGATGGTTGGTACGCTGTGTCCTCAGCTACATCACTTGGATCTCAGCGGGCTTACGGGAATAACAGATGCCGGGCTTCTCCCGCTTTTGGAGATGAGCTCGAAGGCAGGACTTGTCAAGGTTAATCTTACTGACTGCCTTAACTTGACCGATGAAGTTGTGTTGTCTCTAGCTAGGCTACACGGCGAGACCTTGGAATTGCTGAATCTTGATGGATGCAGGAAGGTTACTGATGCAAGCTTGGTTGCAATTGCTAATAATTGTCCATTACTTAATGATCTCGATGTGTCTAAGTGTTCAATAACTGATTCTGGTGTAGCTGCTCTATCCCATGGAGTGCAAGTAAATTTGCAGATTCTTTCGATATCAGGTTGCTCCATGGTGACAAAAAAGAGCGTTCCGTCTCTTATAAAGTTGGGGGAGAGCTTAGTCGGTTTGAATCTCCAACATTGCAACGCGATCAGTAGCAGCAGAGTTGAGATTATTGTCGAAGACTTGTGGAGATGTGATATCCTCTCCTAA